From Cinclus cinclus chromosome 26, bCinCin1.1, whole genome shotgun sequence, one genomic window encodes:
- the CRYBG2 gene encoding beta/gamma crystallin domain-containing protein 2, whose translation MDSAFRHTKSRAFISSAELSMKQGAAGAPEGRSRFQKVSLVSRRLESTGSVRGRDGSPSRVSLLLQAWEREIVEKTGSSPTAPTRREHSSSLSLLKDSTAHGPIFSQVYAPAQRPRRQDERGKGGPGGDGSPSPAGAPREMPVHRESYVHGALLPTRPAERPAGAPGDAAGAPCTPKPGRVPALPRARQVTVLRTGRDGAGGPAEGRAAPNGTHDTAGATAASPASPRRDSPGQDGSGSAVAAVGREDSPGTTEAAGLLAEGSPEEKDSAQAEPTPVRATPGAGDRPGDPQTSLTSSPQCPSAGAGGQADPAGAGEGSAADVDGSTSATPPGTESPPGAGHIPDTTPSEVGDGPEPSSKTAASAKAEIELERDEMTGDPQGTAQEPESIPEPPTEPPAPDPAAESPPDVAEEDPELLVDMEILVDTLRNMEPSEMRKAPKAPRQPRPSALGRCAALPPIHEDRVAPRAPVSLPQALRELLARGPAGRPKETPEEEEEIENPYLSPEERAAARTLRGVPRDSVAGQGWVEGGSLLGTMGAEEKAKLVAGGPAERSLLFRGNVLKGMALLSHFLEQRAAGADEGKPYSRLDNSVLYSRFVSPGALLELPDTNGATDFPCLRDQNGLGPGGHSGPEMAMLEALSSGSVPPVTKEPENTVTLSLDHVPEDKEGLEKINTRPGKIILYSDAGFAGQKREIWDDVPDATSWELSHTISIRVIRGGWVMYEKPRFRGRKCVLAEGDVEIDNPWTAYGDSGDSGDSGDSGDSGQPRRSRPFLIGSFKRVVRDFRTPEISLFAEENGEGARLRFSGSAEDTRQRGQALAAASIIVHSGLWLLYSKPFFDDDPYVLEPGGYPNLKAWGAKDPSICSMHPIRLGCPVVERPGEPQVLIYEAAAFQGRSFTISRDIYDLKSLPEPALPTVGSLRVLGGCWVGYEKEGFRGHQYLLEEGEYLDWRQWGGYSKDLVSLRLIRTDFSDPALVLFEAMDFEEGPSVELSEALPDTQLAGYGTVTQSIHVLSGVWVAYEGPNYSGEQYILEKGVYRSCEDWGATDCHIASAQPILQVREHNLHFVSKILLFSEPDFLGDHVAFEEDQEALPEAFIPRSCRVRGGSWILFDGQDFAGEQHVLSEGEYPTLSAMGCLCSTAICSLKKVPLFFSEPSIFLHGLECFEGKEIELNSEVRSLQAEGFNNHVLSVRVKGGIWVLCEHGDFRGRQWLLDCTEITNWLTYSGLQHVGSLYPIRQRRIYFHIRSRKLELFLSVPDDVEDMKAGRVVVSSLSEQSSSVWYYEDGLIKNQVAPNMSLQVIGPAGKGSKAVLWAETRMPRQTWSVDSQGRIHSQMFEDMILDVKGGRSYDRDHAIVWDMADERPTQIWDIQVL comes from the exons ATGGATTCGGCGTTCCGGCACACCAAGAGCAGGGCCTTCATCTCCAGCGCGGAGCTCAGCATGAAGCAGGGAGCCGCGGGTGCCCCCGAGGGCAGGTCCCGTTTCCAGAAGGTCTCGCTGGTGTCGCGGCGCCTGGAGAGCACCGGGAGCGTGCGGGGCCGGGACGGGAGCCCCTCCCGCGTGTCCCTCCTTCTGCAGGCCTGGGAGAGGGAGATCGTGGAGAAGACGGGCTCCAGCCCCACCGCCCCGACCCGCAGGGAGCACTCGTCCTCCCTCAGCCTCCTCAAGGACTCCACGGCTCACGGCCCCATCTTCTCGCAGGTCTATGCCCCGGCGCAGCGGCCCCGGCGCCAGGACGAGCGGGGGAAGGGGGGTCCCGGCGGTGACGGCTCCCCCTCCCCGGCGGGTGCCCCACGAGAGATGCCCGTGCACCGGGAGAGCTACGTGCACGgagccctgctgcccacccGCCCCGCCGAGCGTCCCGCGGGGGCTCCCGGGGACGCTGCCGGTGCCCCGTGCACCCCCAAGCCCGGGCGCGTCCCCGCCctgcccagggccaggcaggTCACCGTGCTGCGGACGGGCAGGGACGGGGCCGGGGGGCCGGCGGAGGGACGGGCGGCTCCAAATGGGACACACGACACTGCCGGGGCCACCGCGGCCTCTCCGGCCTCTCCGCGGCGGGACAGCCCCGGGCAGGACGGCAGCGGCTCCGCCGTGGCCGCAGTGGGCAGGGAGGACTCGCCGGGCACCACAGAGGCCGCTGGGCTCCTGGCCGAGGGATCCCCCGAGGAGAAGGACTCAGCACAAGCCGAACCCACACCGGTGAGGGCAACTCCGGGAGCCGGTGACAGGCCCGGGGACCCACAAACCAGTCTGACCAGCTCCCCGCAGTGTCCCTCCGCGGGCGCCGGTGGCCAGGCTGATCCGGCTGGCGCAGGTGAGGGAAGCGCGGCAGACGTGGATGGCAGCACTTCAGCCACCCCACCGGGGACAGAGAGCCCCCCGGGAGCTGGACACATCCCCGACACCACCCCCTCAGAGGTGGGTGACGGTCCAGAGCCTTCATCCAAAACAGCAGCGTCAGCAAAGGCTGAGATTGAACTGGAGAGGGATGAGATGACGGGAGAcccccagggcacagcccaAGAGCCTGagagcatcccagagccccccaccgagcccccagcccctgacCCCGCCGCTGAGAGCCCCCCGGACGTGGCCGAGGAGGACCCCGAGCTGCTGGTGGACATGGAGATCTTGGTGGACACTCTGCGCAACATGGAGCCCTCGGAGATGCGGAAGGCGCCCAAGGCCCCGCGGCAGCCCCGGCCGTCGGCGTTGGGTCGCTGTGCAGCTCTGCCCCCCATCCACGAGGACCGCGTGGCCCCCCGAGCCCCCGTGTCCCTGCCCCAGGCcctgcgggagctgctggcccGGGGTCCGGCGGGGCGGCCCAAGGAGACCcccgaggaagaggaggagatcGAGAACCCCTACCTGAGCCCCGAGGAGCGGGCGGCCGCGAGGACCCTCCGTGGGGTGCCCAGGGACAGTGTGGCGGGCCAAGGGTGGGTGGAGGGGGGCTCGCTCCTGGGGACAATGGGAGCTGAGGAAAAAGCCAAACTGGTGGCTGGAGGCCCGGCCGAGCGGAGTTTGCTCTTCCGAGGGAACGTCCTCAAGGGCATGGCACTGCTCTCCCACTTTTTGGAGCAGCGGGCGGCTGGGGCTGACGAGGGCAAGCCCTACTCCCGCCTGGACAACAGTGTGCTCTACAGCCGCTTCGTGTCCCCCGGAGCCCTCCTCGAGCTGCCCGACACCAACGGGGCCACAGACTTCCCCTGCCTCAGGGACCAAAATGGGCTGGGCCCGGGTGGCCATTCTGGCCCCGAGATGGCCATGCTGGAAGCCCTGAGTTCTGGCTCTGTCCCTCCTGTCACCAAGGAGCCAGAGAACACTGTGACCCTGAGCCTGGACCATGTCCCG GAGGACAAGGAGGGCTTGGAGAAGATCAACACAAGACCTGGCAAG ATCATCCTCTACTCCGATGCCGGCTTCGCGGGGCAGAAACGGGAGATCTGGGACGACGTCCCTGACGCCACGTCCTGGGAGCTCTCACACACCATCTCCATCCGAGTCATCCGAGGCGG GTGGGTGATGTACGAGAAGCCGCGGTTCCGCGGCCGCAAGTGCGTCCTGGCCGAGGGGGACGTGGAGATCGACAACCCCTGGACGGCGtacggggacagcggggacagcggggacagcggggacagcggggacagcgggcaGCCCCGCCGGAGCCGCCCCTTCCTCATCGGCTCCTTCAAGAGGGTGGTGCGG GATTTCCGCACCCCCGAGATCAGCCTGTTCGCCGAGGAGAACGGCGAAGGCGCCCGGCTCAGGTTCAGCGGCTCGGCCGAGGACACCCGGCAGCGGGGACAGGCGCTGGCTGCTGCCTCCATCATCGTCCACTCGGGCTT GTGGCTGCTTTACTCCAAGCCTTTCTTCGACGATGATCCCTACGTGCTGGAGCCGGGCGGGTACCCCAATTTAAAGGCTTGGGGAGCCAAGGACCCATCCATCTGCTCCATGCATCCCATCAGGCTG GGCTGCCCCGTCGTGGAGAGACCTGGTGAGCCACAG gtgctgaTCTATGAGGCCGCAGCTTTCCAGGGCCGCAGCTTCACCATCAGCAGAGACATCTATGACCTGAAGAGTCTGcctgagccagccctgcccaccgTGGGCTCCCTGCGTGTCCTGGGTGGCTG ctggGTTGGCTATGAGAAGGAAGGTTTCCGTGGCCACCAGTACCTGCTGGAGGAAGGGGAGTACCTGGACTGGAGGCAGTGGGGAGGCTACAGCAAGGATCTGGTGTCCCTGCGGCTGATCCGGACG GACTTCTCTGACCCAGCACTGGTCCTGTTTGAGGCCATGGACTTCGAGGAGGGCCCGAGCGTGGAGCTGAGCGAGGCGCTCCCCGACACGCAGCTGGCCGGCTACGGCACCGTCACCCAGTCCATCCACGTGCTGAGCGGAGT GTGGGTGGCCTACGAGGGTCCCAACTACTCAGGAGAGCAGTACATCCTGGAGAAGGGGGTGTACCGCAGCTGCGAGGACTGGGGGGCCACCGACTGTCACATCgcctcagcacagcccatcCTGCAG GTCAGAGAACACAACCTCCACTTTGTCTCCAAG ATCCTGCTTTTCTCAGAGCCTGACTTCTTGGGGGATCATGTTGCCTTTGAGGAGGACCAGGAGGCCCTGCCCGAAGCCTTCATCCCACGCTCCTGCAGAGTCCGTGGGGGCAG CTGGATCCTGTTCGACGGGCAGGACTTTGCTGGGGAGCAGCACGTGCTGTCCGAGGGTGAGTACCCCACACTCAGTGCCATGGGCTGCCTCTGCTCCACCGCCATCTGCTCCCTGAAGAAAGTTCCACTG TTTTTTTCGGAGCCCTCCATCTTCCTGCACGGGCTGGAGTGTTTCGAAGGGAAGGAGATCGAGCTCAACTCCGAAGTGAGGAGTCTGCAGGCAGAGGGTTTCAACAACCACGTGCTGTCAGTGCGGGTCAAAGGAGGGAT ctgggTGCTGTGCGAGCACGGTGACTTCCGAGGGCGGCAGTGGCTGCTGGACTGCACTGAGATCACCAACTGGCTGACCTACAGTGGGCTCCAGCACGTGGGGTCCCTCTACCCCATCCGTCAG AGACGGATCTATTTCCACATCAGGAGCAGGaagctggagctcttcctctCAGTCCCCGACGATGTGGAGGACATGAAGGCAGGGCGGGTGGTGGTCTCCAGCCTGAGcgagcagagcagctctgtctgGTACTACGAGGACGGGCTGATCAAAAACCAG GTGGCCCCCAACATGAGCCTGCAGGTCATCGGGCCGGCCGGGAAGGGCTCCAAGGCCGTGCTGTGGGCCGAGACGCGGATGCCACGGCAAACCTGGAGCGTCGATTCTCAGGGACGGATCCACAGCCAGATGTTTGAGGACATGATCCTCGATGTCAAGG GTGGCCGAAGCTATGACCGGGACCATGCCATTGTTTGGGACATGGCTGATGAAAGACCCACGCAGATCTGGGACATCCAGGTGCTGTGA